The Candidatus Binataceae bacterium genome segment GCAGAACTCGACGCCGAGATCGCGCGATGGGCTGCGACGGTTGACGCCGAGGCCGCGATGGCCCTGCTGCAGGAGGCGGGCGTCGCCGCCGGCGTCGCGCTCAACGGCGCCGACCTCGCCGCCGATCCGCACCTCACCGAGCGCGGCTTCTATGCGCCGGTCAAACTTCCCGACGGCTCATCGACTCGCGTGACGGGCGTGCCGATGCGTCTTTCGGCGACGCCGGGATCGATCCGCAGCGTGGCGCCCGAGGTCGGCGAGGATAACGACTACATCCTGGGCGAGCTTTTGGGGCTAAGCCGCGCCGAGCGGGCGGAATTGATCGCAGAGGGCGTGGTCTGGGGTTGATCTCGGTGACATCCTCCTGCGGCCGCCCAGGCGGTTCGCAGCGGCGGACCTGTCGGCGTGAAACCCGTAAAAAAATAGCGCGCCGGTGCAAATGCACCAACTCGCTCGCGCAGTGGCCGAAAGCGCTATTGCACCCGCGTCGTCATCAGCATGTATTAGGTATCGCTGTTGCTCCGGCTGAAAAAAGCGATGAAACAGCGACGGAGCGTATAGCGGCCAGTGTCAGCCAGCGTTCTCTCAAGCGCGCTTGCCGGGGTGGACGCGTTCCCGGTCGAAGTCGAGGTCGACATCTCGGGCGGGATGCCGCAGCTCAAAACCGTCGGCCTCGCCGAGGGCGCGGTGCGCGAGTCGCAGGAACGGGTCAAGGCGGCGATCAGAAATTCCGGTTACGAGTTTCCCAACCGCAAGATGTCGATCAATCTCGCGCCCGCCGACACCCGCAAGGAAGGCTCGTGGTTCGATCTCCCGATCGCGCTCGCGATTCTGGCCGCCGCCGCGGCGCGCTCAACACCGAACGGATGCGCAGCCATCTGATCCAGGGCGAGCTTGCGCTCGACGGCCGGATCAAGGGAATCCGCGGCGCATTGCCGAGCGCGCTGCTGGCGCGCGCAAAACATTACGCCGGCATCATCCTGCCGCGCGAAAACGCCGCCGAGGCCTCGGTCGCCAGCAACGGCACGGCGGTGCTGGGAGTCGAAACGCTCCGCGAGGCGGTCGATTTCCTCGAGGGACTGCGCGAGCTCGAGCCCTACTCCTCCAACGTCGACGACCTGTTCGTCGCGGCAAGCTGCTACGACGTCGACTTCAGCGAGGTGCGCGGGCAGGAGCAGGCCAAGCGCGCCCTCGAGGTCGCCGCCGCCGGCGGCCATAACGTCCTGATGGTCGGGCCACCGGGGTCGGGCAAGACGATGCTGGCCAAGCGGCTGCCGACGATCCTGCCAGCCACGACCTTCGACGAGGCGATCGAAACCTCCAAGGTGCACAGCGTGGCGGGCCTGATGGACGGTCGGGCGCTAATCGCGACGCGGCCTTTCCGCGCCCCGCATCACACCATCTCCGACGCCGGTCTGATTGGCGGCGGCACGGTGCCGCGCCCGGGCGAAGTCAGCCTCGCGCACAACGGCGTGCTCTTCCTCGACGAACTGCCCGAGTTTCGCAAGAACGTGATCGAGGTCCTGCGCCAGCCGCTCGAGGACCATCGCATCACCATCGCGCGGGTCATGGGCACGATGACGTTTCCGGCGAGCGTGATGCTGGTCGCCGCGATGAATCCCTGCCCGTGCGGCTTTTTCACCGACAGCCAGCGCGAATGCACCTGCGCGCCGCTGATGATTCAGCGCTACCGATCGCGCATCTCGGGCCCGCTGCTCGACCGGATCGACATCCACGTCGAGGTTCCCGCGGTCAAGTATCGCGAGTTGACCGCGCGCACTCCGGGCGAGACCTCGGCGGCGATTCGCGAACGGGTCAACGCCGCCCGCGGGGTGCAGCTCGCGCGCTACGCGGGCACGCGGATCTTCTGCAATGCGCAGATGGGCGCGCGCGAGCTGCATCAGCATTGCCAGGTCGAGGCCGCGGGCGAGCGGTTGCTCGAGCTCGCGATCAACCGGCTGGGGCTGAGCGCGCGCGCCAACACGCGCATCCTGAAGGTCGCGCGGACCTGCGCCGACCTCGACGGCGGCAAACCGATCGAGGCGCGCCACGTAAGCGAGGCGATCCGGTACCGTTCGCTCGACCGTCCCGCCGCCTAGGCGAGCTTCTTTCTTCGCTTCTGCGCTCCGCCCTTCGTTACAGCTTCGGCATCCCGCCGCTTTTCGCTATACCTGCTTAAACCGCGTGCGGCGCCCCGAACACGCCGCGGCGGTCCATGATGCCGACTGATCCGCTAGCCGAATTCCTGATCTCGCACGCCCAGGCGATCCTGCGCCTGCATCGGCGCGGCAGCGCCGATGCCTTCGGGCTCAGCCCGGCCGACCTCGGCACGGCGCTCTACCGCAGCGTGCACTCCTGGAATGCCGACGCCCAGCCGGCCGCGATCGACGAATACCTCGATGCGCTGCGCGCCGACGACCTGGTGCTCGCGTGCGCCTGCGCCAATGGCGACGAGCGCGCGTGGGAGGGCTTCATCGAAAAGTACCGACCCGTGCTCTATGCCGCGGCGCATACGCTTACCCGCGACGAGGCCGCGGCGCGTGAGCTTGCTGATTCGCTGTGGGCGGACCTCTACGGCGCCAACCCGCGCTCAGAGGAGCGCCGCTCGCTGCTGGCTTACTATGGCGGGCGCAGCGCGCTCGCGACCTGGCTGCACGCGGTGCTGGCGCGCCGCTTCGTTGATTTGACGCGCCTGGCAGCCCGGACCAGGCCGCTGGAGAGCCGTCCGAACGAGCCTGCGACGGAGGGAGATCCGTCTGACCCCGATCGCGCCCGCTACGTGAGCGCGCTCAGCATGGCGCTCAGCGAGGCGCTCGCCGCGCTCGAGCCGCGCGACCGGCTGCGCCTAGGCTACTACTACCTGGAAAGCCTCACACTGAGAGAGATCGCCCGGGTCCTGAACGAGCATCCCTCCAGCGTGTCGCGCAGGCTGCAGCAGACCCGCAGCGAGCTCAAGCGGCGTGTGGAGAGATGGTTGCGCCGCGAGCAGCATTTGAGCGAAGAACAAATCCGCCTGTGTTATGATTACGCATCGGAACAGTGGCCGTTCGACCTGGGACGCGCGCTTTCGGAGTCAAAATGATGCGGCGCACGCTGCACGTTTTTGATGCCGGCCCGTTCCAATTATCGGGGTAGGTGCGATTCGCGGGATTTTCCGGCAAGAGGGAGTTGGGGCTTGGCTCTCGAAGATTTAGACGATCGGTTTGCGGCCGCGGTAAGGGTCGCCCTTGCCGCCTCGCGCGGCTCCGGCGACGAGGAGGACGGCGCCCCCTCAAGCGCCGAGTGCCCCTCCGCCGACGCGATCGCGTCGTACTACGAATACGCGCTCAGCCGGGTCGAACGCGCGCGCCTGGAGGACCACTTCTCCGGGTGCGCGAGATGCCAGGGCACGCTCGCCGCGCTGCTGCGCGCGGCGCCGACGCTCGATAGCACTTCCGAGGCGGGCGCCTTCGCTGCCGCCGCAGCACGCAGAGCGGCGGCCGAGTCGCCAGGCGACCGCCAGCGATGGTTCCAAATCAGCCTCGCATGGCGGATCGCCGGAGTCTCCGCGGCGGTCACCGCTATGCTCGCGGTTGGCGTGGTCGCCGGGATGCGCGTCTACCAGAAGACCTACGGGCGCAAGAGCGAGCAGGTAGCCGCCATGAGCCCGGCGCCCGCGCGGCCTCATCGTCACAAGGCGCATCCAGGGTCTTCACCGCCGAGCGACGCCGAGTTGGCGCTCAATGACAACACGCTGGATAAAAAATCGCTGACCCGCGCCCAGGCGGCCGCGCCAAAGACGGGGCACGCTCCCGCGGCGGCAGCACTAAGTCCCCCGCTCGCGGCAGATAAAACGAATGGGCGGATGGCCGGCAGCGTCGTCGGCGGCATCGCCGGAACAACACCGCAATCGACGGCGCAGCAGTCTTCCAACGCGTCCTCAGCCGGCGAAGCGCCGCAACAGGAAACTCTGTCGGCAGCGCCGCCGACGGACAATAACCGCAATGGAGTCGGCTCCGAAGCGGCCGCGCAAGCGGCCGCCGCGCTCGGCGCGCTCGCCGTAACGCCCCTGCCGCCCGCGGCAACGTCTGGGACCTCCGCGCCTGCGCCCGCTGCGGTCCCGCCTGCGACACCCCCGACATCGGCCGCGGTGCAACCATCGGCGGGCAAGGACGCCGCGGCCGTCGCCGCCAGCACAATCGCCGCGGCCGGAACGGCGGCAATAGTTGCGGACAAGGCATCGGCGACGCCTGCTTCCGAGTCTGCCGCAAAGGCCGCGGCTCAAAGCGCCGCGGCGGGACTCCCGGCCAGTGGCGCCAATGCCCCGGCGCTAAAGACAGGGCAGCAAGCGCCGAAACAGCTCACGCAGGATCAGCTGGCGCAACAGGAACTGGCAAAGGCGCAACTCGCCAAGGCGCAGCACGCCGCAGAACTGGCCCGGCAGGAAGAGGCGGCGCGTCAGGTCGAAGCGGCGCGGCAAGCGGAAACTGCACGACAGGCGAAAGCGGCACAAGAGGCGGAAGCCAAGCGGCAGGCGCAAGCCGCCCAGCAGGCCGATGCGGCTCGGAAAGCAAAAGCGGCACAGGAGGCGCAGGCTGCCCGTCAGGCCGAAGCCGCCAGGAAAGCTGAGCTGGCGCGGCGCGCGGAAGTTGCGCGCAAGGCGGAGCAGGCGCAACGCGACGCCGATCTGAAGCGCCGGATGGACGAGGCGCGGCGCGAGGCGCAGGCCAAATCGGCTCTCGCGTCCTCGGCCCCCGCAACCGAAGCGGCGCCGCAATCGACGGCTATGCTGCGAGCTGAAAACCTGCCCCCGCAGCCGCGGCCGCAACCGTCGGTAGGCAACACCCGCGCGGGTAATGAAATCGCGATGGCCGAGCGCCCTGCGGTTATTGCACCTGCGGCCGCAAGAATCGCTCCCGGCATCCCGGTCGCACCGCACGCCGTCCTGGTTTCGTCGGCGGATCATTCCGCTTTCTGGTCGTTGCAGAGCGACGGGGTTATTTATGGAACCCACGATCGCAAGAGCTGGGCTCCGCAATACACCGGCGTGCAGGCGGAATTGCTCGCGGGTGTCGCGCCCTCGAACACGGTATGCTGGGCGGTCGGGCGCAAGGGCGTGATCCTGCAAACCACCGACGGCACGCATTGGACGCAGATCAGCTCGCCGACCACCTCGGACGTGATCGGAATCACCGCCCCCGGCAAGGACGTCGCGACTATCTTTACCGCAAGCGGCGCGACCTACAGCACCTTCGACGGCGGCAGCAACTGGCAGAAGGTCAACTGACCCGCCCTCCGGGGCGCCGACGGGGCTGAAGGTTTTATCGGGGCCAGGGCCTGAATCCGGCCGCCGTAAAAACCCGTCCAAAAAAATCCTGCAAACGATCGTGTCCTCCTCCGTTCCAAGTACCGAGAAACGGAGGACATGGGACCACACGCGATCGCTATTGCCGATGATTCGGTTCCCCGGCTAGCGCCGCGATTTGCGCTCTTCGCCCGCGCGCGGGCGATAGTTACGCGCGATCCGCGGGTTTTGCAGATCGCGTTTTTAGGCTCGCTCCTTCTGGCCGGCGCCTGCTTTCGCGACTTCTGCCTCCGTCCGGCGCAAATCGCGCTGACTTTCGCCGCCGCGCTTGGCGCGCAGCGATTGTTCGACCGGCTCACGCGCAAAGCCGCGCCGACCCTGCTCAGCGCCACGATCACGGCGCTTAGCCTCACGCTGCTTTTGCGCGCGGACAACCTGTGGGCGCAGCCTGCGGCCGCCGCGCTTGCGATAGCGTCGAAGTTCCTCCTGCGCGTACGCGGAAGGCATCTGTTCAACCCGGCCAATTTCGGCGTCGCGGTCGCGCTGTTGACCTTGCCAGGCGCATGGGTTTCGCCCGGCCAATGGGGCAGCGATGTCGCACTCGCGGGATGGCTGGTGGTGCTGGGCGCGACGGTTACGAGCCGCGCGCGTCGCGCGGACATAAGCTGGATGTTCCTCGGCTTCTACCTCGGCGCGCTGGCCGCGCGCGTCGCCTGGCTCGGCCAGCGATGGGCGGTCTGGACGCATCAGCTTGGCTCGGGCGCGCTGCTGCTATTCGCGTTCTTCATGATTTCCGATCCGATCACCACGCCGAGCCATCCGCGTGGCCGCGCCGCCCACGCCGCGCTGGTCGCGGCGATCGCCTACGCCTGGGGCTTCGGGCTCTTTCGCACCAATGCGGTGCTGTGGGCGCTCTTCGTCGCGGCTCCGATGGTCGCGGTGTGGGACGCGATCTGGCCGGCGCCCAAATTCGATTGGACGTCCTTGCACGGACGCCTCAATGCAAACGAGGGCATCAATGAAAACGCAGTGATCAATGCGGGCGAGAGCATCATGGCGAAAGAAGGCATCATGGCGAACGAGGGCATCATGCAAACGAAAACATCACCGACAGACGAGGTATCAATGGGCCGGATCGTATCCGCAAATCAGCCGCGGTCTCAAACGGGACTTCGACGTATCGCCGCAAGACTTATCGCATCAAGACTTATCGCATCAAGGTTTATCGGACTGAGACCGGCGCCGCGTAGGGCGGTGATGGTCCTGCTCGCGGCCGCGGCGGCGCTGGCGCTATGGCCACCGGCCGAGGCCAGGGCGTTCTGCGGCTTTTACGTCGGCCGCGCCGACGCGCAGCTTTACAATCATGCTTCGCAGGTCGTGATGGTGCGCGACGGCGATCGCACCGTGCTGAGCCTCATGAACGACTACCAGGGCGAACCCGAGCAATTCGCGCTGGTCATCCCGGTGCCGGTGGTCCTGCAGCAGGGGCAGATCCATATCGGAAACCGCGAGCTGTTCCAGCGAATCGACAGCTACAGCGCGCCGCGCCTCGTCGAATACTACGACCCCAGCCCGTGCGCGCTGCCGATGTCGGAGATGAACCTGCAAAACCACGCCGCGGCGGTGGCCGGGATGGCCTTCGACATGGCCGCCGCGCGCAAGGACGCCAAGGCGCTCGGCGTGACGATCGAGGAGCAGTACACGGTCGGCGAGTACGACATCGTGATTCTCTCGGCGACGCAATCGGACGGCCTCGAGACCTGGCTGCGCCAAAGCGGTTACAACATTCCGCAGGGGCTCAATGCCGCGCTCGCGCCTTACATCCGGCAGGGGATGAAGTTTTTCGTCGCGCGGGTCAATCTCAAGGAGCATCAGCGCACCGGGCTCAGCTACCTGCGCCCGATCCAGTTCGCCTTCGAGTCGCCGAAGTTCATGCTGCCGATTCGGCTGGGGATGATTAATGCGAACGGCCCGCAGGACCTGATCGTGTATGCGCTCTCGAGCGAGGGACGCGTCGAGACCACCAACTATCGCACGGTCAAGATGGCGAGCGGGATGGACGTGCCGGAGTTCGTGCAGAACAAGTTCGACAAGTTCTACCAGGCGGCGTTCGACCAGCAGGTCAAACGGGACGAGATGCGCACCGTGTTCACCGAATACGTGTGGAACATGTCGTTTTGCGATCCGTGCGCGGCGCCGCCGCTCAGCCGCGACGAACTGCGCCAGCTCGGCGTCTTCTGGCTCGACGACGGACCGCAAGCCGTGCCGCAACCGAGGATGCCGATGATCAACCCGGGGACGTCGCGGATTTTCCCGATCCCCGCGCCGGGCCCGGCACAAGTGATCCTGACCCGGCTGCACGTCCGCTATTCGGCCGATACCTTCCCCGAAGACCTCGCCTTCCAGCAGACGCAGGACCAGGAGAATTTCCAGGCCCGGTACGTGATCCGGCATCCATGGACCGGATCGTCCGACTCATGCTCGGCCGCGCCGGCCTACTTCGCGGAGCTCCGGCGCCGGCATGAAGCCGAGGCCGCCACGCTCGCCGATCTTACCGGATGGGACCTTGCGAGCGTGCTGCGGGAGGCGGGACTTAGTCCCGAAGATCGCCCGCAGCCATGGTGGCGGCATCTGTGGAATGCCGGACAGAACTGAGTCACGCGCGCTCCATCGACGGGCGCCCCGATGGAGGCGGGACCAATCTGCGGTCCTCGGCCCGCTACCTCGGAGCACCTGGGGCCGCGCGAGTTTAGCCTCCGCGATGCTCGCGCTGCCCCCAGCATACGATTACAGGCGCTTCCTGGAGCCCAAACCTGCCACGCCGAGACCACGCGGAAAACGCCCCTGCGAAGCCATGTTTTTAGCGCTTTTGTTGACTTGGGCCGGACGCTCGCCTAACTTTGATCATCCGGGCCGGTACATCGCTGCAAACCCAACTCCGCCGACGGCGTCTCATCACCCTGCTCCATGTTTGACACGTTAAGCGATCGCCTCGAAGGAGTCTTCAAGAGACTCAGAGGCCAGGGCCGGGTCACCGAGCGCAATATCGAAGAAGCGCTGCGCGAGGTCCGGCTCGCGCTGCTCGAGGCCGACGTCAATATCCGCGTCGTCCGCGATTTCATCGATCACGTCAAGCACAAGGCGCTCGGCCAGGAAGTGATGGCGTCGCTGACGCCCGAGCAGCACTTCATTCGCTTCGTCGCGATCGAACTGCGCGAGATGATGGGCGGCAGCACCCGCGAGCTCGACCTCAAGGTCAAGCCGCCGGTCAAAATCATGATGGTCGGGCTGCAGGGCTCGGGCAAAACCACTTCCTCGGCGAAGCTCGCGCGCTTTCTCAAGGACGAGCGCAAGCGTCATCCGCTGCTGGTCTCGACCGACGTCAGGCGGCCGGCCGCGATGGAGCAGTTGCGTGTGCTCGGCGCGCAGATTGGAGTTGCGGTACTGGAGACGCGCGAGACTGAAGACCCGATCGAAATCGGCAGCCGCGCGCTCGCCCGCGCCGAAACCGCCGGTTACGACGCCATCATCTTCGATACCGCGGGCCGCCTGCAGATCGACGAGGAGCTGATGGACGAGCTCGCGCGCCTGCGCACCGCCGTCCAGCCGCATCAGATCCTGCTCGTCGCCGACGCGATGACCGGGCAGGACGCGGTCAACGTCGCGCAGGGCTTTCACGATCAGCTCAAGATTTCCGGCGTGGTCCTGACCAAGCTCGACAGCGACGCGCGCGGCGGCGCCGCGCTCTCGGTGCGCGCGGTCACCGGCGCGCCGATCCTGTTCGCCGGCACCGGCGAAAAGCTCGCGGCGCTCGAGGTTTTCCATCCCGACCGCCTCGCCTCGCGCATTCTTGGAATGGGCGACGTGCTCACGCTGATCGAGAAGGCGCAGCAGAGCTACGACCAGACCAAGGCGAAGGAACTCGAGCGCAAGTTCAAGAAGAACGAATTCACCATCAGCGACTTTGCCGAGCAGCTGAGGACGCTGCGCAAGATGGGTTCGCTCGGCGATCTGCTGGGGATGATTCCGGGACTGAAAAAAATCGCCGGCCAGGCCGATTCCGAGGAAGCCCGGCGCGAGCTGATGCGGATCCAGGCGATCATCGACTCGATGACCGTGCAGGAGCGCAACAACCACCTGGTGCTGAACGGGCGGCGCCGCGCGCGCATCGCCGCCGGCAGCGGAACCTCGGTCCAGGACGTCAACCGCTTTGTCAAACAGTTCGAACAGACCCGCAAAATGATGAAAAAGTTCACCAAGGGGTCGGCCCTGGGCATGATGCGCGGCCTGGGCATTGGGAGCTAGAATACCCGTCAGGAGAGTTTAACCGTCTATGGCACTTGTGATCCGCTTGCGCCGTCATGGCAGCCGCAAGAGACCCTTCTACCGTATCGTGGTTGCGGACAGCCGCTCGCCGCGTGACGGCCGCTGTGTTGCCGAGATCGGCACCTATGACCCGTCTTTCGATCCGCCCAAGGTCTCACTGAAGAAGGACCAGGCCGAACGATGGATGGGCTCCGGCGCAACGCCTTCCCCGACGGTAAGGAAGCTCATGGTGCAAGCAGCCAGCACTGCCTAAATCTTCCGCTCTAGGAGCCAGCCATGAAGGAGCTTGTACAGTTCCTGGCGCAGCAATTGGTCAACAACCCCGATGCGGTAGAGGTCAAGGAGACCCAGGGCGATACTGCCTCGGTGCTTGAGCTGCGAGTGGCGAAGGAAGACCTGGGCCGTGTGATCGGCAAGCAGGGGCGCACGGCTAAATCGATCCGGACGATATTGAACGCCGTGGCCTCGCGGACCAATCGCAAGGTCGTCCTTGAAATCATAGAAGACAAGTAGTCCGCCCGAAAAAAGCAAGCTACGATCGAATGGCCAATCGCCGAGCGCGCCTGCTAGACGACCGGCGCTCCGCGCCGGTCGGGGCCGCGGGCGCCAAGCGCGAGCGTCCGCTCGCGCGCGCGACCGCCGACGGGATGTTGCGTGTCGGCTATGCAGCCGGCAGCCACGGCCTGCACGGCGCGATCCGCGTGCGCACGGACGACCCTGCTTCGACCACGCTCGGTGCGGTCGCGCGGCTGTTTGTCGAAACCGCGGGCGGCGCACGGCGCGAATTCAAAATCCTGGGCACGAGCGCGCTCAGCGCCGGCAATCATAGGGTCATGCTCGAGGGTATCGTCGATGCGGACGCGGCCGAGGCACTCCGCGGGGGCGCCGTGATGGTCGCCGTCGCCGACCTGCCGCCGCCTGGCGAGGGCGAGTTCTATTACTTCCAGCTCGCCGGCGCGGAAGTGATCCTGACCGACGGGCGGCGCCTCGGCACGATCGAGGACATCATCGCGACCGGCGCGCACGACGTATGGGTGGTCCGCGACGGCGAGCGCGAAGTGCTGGTGCCGGTCATCAGCGACGTGGTCAAGGCGATGGATCTCGAGGCGCGGCGAGTTACGATCGAAGCGGTACCGGGACTCCTGGACTAGCGGCCGCCAATCGATGGAATTCCACGTCATCACGCTCTTCCCGGAACTGTTCGCCGCCGCCAACTGGCCCGGGATGGTCGGACGCGCGCTCAAGGCCGGCCTGCTTACGATCGAGGCCCATGCGCTTCGCGATCACGGGCTCGGCAATCATCGGCAGGTCGACGATACGCCATACGGCGGCGGGAGCGGAATGGTGCTGCGGCCGGAGCCGCTTTTCGCCGCGATCGAAAGCGTGCTCGATGCGCATCCGGGACTATGGCGCGTGCTGCTGACGCCGCAGGGCGAGCCGCTCGACCAATCGATAGTGCGCGAGCTCGGCGCGCGCCGGCCGGGGCTGCTGCTGATCGCAGGACGCTACGAGGGCGTCGACGAACGCGTGCGCAGCGCGGTCGACCAGGAAATCTCGATTGGCGACTACGTGCTGAGCGGCGGCGAATTGCCCGCGATGGTGCTGACCGAGGCGGTTGCCCGCCTGGTGCCGGGCGTGCTCGGCAATCCCGAGTCGCTCGAGGAAGAGTCGTTCGCCGACGGCCTGCTCGAATATCCTCACTACACGCGCCCCGAGGAGTTTCGCGGGATGCGCGTGCCCGAGGTGCTGCTGAGCGGCGACCATCAGAAGATTCGCGCGTGGCGCGAGGCCGAAGCGCTCAAGCGCACCGCACGCCGGCGCCCCGACCTGCTCAAACGCCGCCGCCCCTGACGCTCGTCGGGCACCACACCTTGGCTGAGATCTTCCTCGCGCTGCTCCATCATCCGGTCGTCGACCGCAACGGCCGCATTATCACCTCGGCCATCACTTCGCTCGACCTCCACGATATCGCGCGCTCCTCTCGCACCTTCGGCGTGCACGCCTTTTACGTCGTCCATCCGGTTGCCGAGCAGCGCGAGTTCGCGCGCATCGTGATCGATCACTGGCGCATCGGCTACGGCCGCGCCTTCGACTCGCGCCGGTTAGAGGCGCTCGACCTGATCGAGATCGTGCCCGACCTCGACGCGGCGGTGGCCGCGGCCGAGCGCGCCGCGGGCCGGCGGCCGGCGATCATTCACACCTCGGCACGCGAAGCGCACGGCGTAAGCTTCAGCGCGATGCGCGAGCGGATGGCGGAAAAGGACGCGGCGCCGGTTTTGATAATCTTGGGCACCGGCTTCGGACTCGCGCCGGCGGCGCGCGAGCGCGCCGACCTCGCGCTCGAAGCAATTCGGGGCGTGGGCAACTACAATCATCTGTCGGTGCGCGCGGCCGCGAGCATCATTCTCGACCGCCTGCGCGGCCGCTGAGCCGCTCTCGATGATCGTAACGGCGGTACCGATGAACAGGTTGCTGCTCAACCGCCGCCGGACGATCAGGCGCGAAGCGCCCGCCCGCGCCGGCTAATGAATACAGCCCGGCGGGCTCGTGGTCGCGAACTGATTGCCGCTCCATAGATTGCCCGCGCAGTTCGGATTGCCGTCGAGCGCGTCGACGCCGAAACTCCCGTTGCCATTGCCCGATGCTTCGACGCCGACGATCCGGTTGTTCACGTTGCCAGCCGCGATCACAATGCCGTAGGCCTGATCGGGCTAGCTCGGTCCGTCGGCGCTGCTCGGATCGTTCACCGAAGCCAGAATGTTGCCGTTGCTCGGCGGTACCGGCGGGTCGGCCGTGCAGGCCTTGCCAAGCAGCCCGCCGCTGCGAAAGCATCCGAGATAGATTCCGGCGTTGGTGTTGCGCGACACGCTGAAATTGGCGATCACGTTGCGTGAAGAGGCGCGCAGCCAGACGCCGTAGGTCGCGCTGCCCATGACCGTCAGGTTGACGAGAAGCGCACCTGCACGCCGCTGAGTTCGATTCCCGCAAAGCCCAGCGTGCCATCGACGCTGACGCCGTCGAGGTAAGGCCCCGGCGCGGGACCGTTGATCAGGATGCCGGTGCGTGCGCTGTTATTCGCGGCGAGGGCGGTGCCATATCCCGCCCCTCCCTGCATCTGGATTCCCACCGTGTTGGTCTGCGCGGCCAGGTTCTCGAGCGTCACCCCAGGTGCGTCGACTTCGATTCCGGTGCCGAACCCCGTGACCGTCGCGGGCGCGTCGAGAGTGCCGCGGACAACCGCGCCCGCCGCGTCAGCCGTCACCAGCACGCCGACGCTCGCTGAACCTGCCGGCGACGTGGAGAGCGTAGTGCTCCCGAGATCCAGGATGACGCCGGGAACGTTGACATGGATGCAATCGCCGGGCGGAGTGGCGATCAGACCGGGGCCGGAAATGGCGTAGTCGCCGGCGAACTTTATTGCGCACGGACAGGCGACGATCGGGTTCGTGCACGCGCTCATCGCATGCGCGAAGGCGGGCCCGCACGACACGATCCAGACGATTGTGGTCACAAGCGCTGCGACACTCCGACGGGCCATACGGACCGCGTGGACCGTTTCGCCCGGTGAGCGATGAGGCGAACGTGCGCAGCCCCGCAATATAATGAGTTTCG includes the following:
- the ffh gene encoding signal recognition particle protein, with translation MFDTLSDRLEGVFKRLRGQGRVTERNIEEALREVRLALLEADVNIRVVRDFIDHVKHKALGQEVMASLTPEQHFIRFVAIELREMMGGSTRELDLKVKPPVKIMMVGLQGSGKTTSSAKLARFLKDERKRHPLLVSTDVRRPAAMEQLRVLGAQIGVAVLETRETEDPIEIGSRALARAETAGYDAIIFDTAGRLQIDEELMDELARLRTAVQPHQILLVADAMTGQDAVNVAQGFHDQLKISGVVLTKLDSDARGGAALSVRAVTGAPILFAGTGEKLAALEVFHPDRLASRILGMGDVLTLIEKAQQSYDQTKAKELERKFKKNEFTISDFAEQLRTLRKMGSLGDLLGMIPGLKKIAGQADSEEARRELMRIQAIIDSMTVQERNNHLVLNGRRRARIAAGSGTSVQDVNRFVKQFEQTRKMMKKFTKGSALGMMRGLGIGS
- the rpsP gene encoding 30S ribosomal protein S16, which produces MALVIRLRRHGSRKRPFYRIVVADSRSPRDGRCVAEIGTYDPSFDPPKVSLKKDQAERWMGSGATPSPTVRKLMVQAASTA
- a CDS encoding KH domain-containing protein — protein: MKELVQFLAQQLVNNPDAVEVKETQGDTASVLELRVAKEDLGRVIGKQGRTAKSIRTILNAVASRTNRKVVLEIIEDK
- the rimM gene encoding ribosome maturation factor RimM (Essential for efficient processing of 16S rRNA), whose amino-acid sequence is MANRRARLLDDRRSAPVGAAGAKRERPLARATADGMLRVGYAAGSHGLHGAIRVRTDDPASTTLGAVARLFVETAGGARREFKILGTSALSAGNHRVMLEGIVDADAAEALRGGAVMVAVADLPPPGEGEFYYFQLAGAEVILTDGRRLGTIEDIIATGAHDVWVVRDGEREVLVPVISDVVKAMDLEARRVTIEAVPGLLD
- the trmD gene encoding tRNA (guanosine(37)-N1)-methyltransferase TrmD is translated as MEFHVITLFPELFAAANWPGMVGRALKAGLLTIEAHALRDHGLGNHRQVDDTPYGGGSGMVLRPEPLFAAIESVLDAHPGLWRVLLTPQGEPLDQSIVRELGARRPGLLLIAGRYEGVDERVRSAVDQEISIGDYVLSGGELPAMVLTEAVARLVPGVLGNPESLEEESFADGLLEYPHYTRPEEFRGMRVPEVLLSGDHQKIRAWREAEALKRTARRRPDLLKRRRP
- a CDS encoding RNA methyltransferase; the protein is MAEIFLALLHHPVVDRNGRIITSAITSLDLHDIARSSRTFGVHAFYVVHPVAEQREFARIVIDHWRIGYGRAFDSRRLEALDLIEIVPDLDAAVAAAERAAGRRPAIIHTSAREAHGVSFSAMRERMAEKDAAPVLIILGTGFGLAPAARERADLALEAIRGVGNYNHLSVRAAASIILDRLRGR